A genomic segment from Mycoplasma sp. 1018B encodes:
- a CDS encoding Cof-type HAD-IIB family hydrolase: protein MDNKFLFAIDLDGTLLASSATGEIHEKTYNAILRAKKEGHVICLLTGRPWRSTKPIYEKLGLDTVVANYNGAQIHNPKDENFIPYIKYLDLNEMLYVLGDKKVEKEITNIAIEGPGWVQIQKRDAALESVFGFRESPKFVVGLNFKKLPLKPTGIIFDVKETTDVEELRSYLKRKYGDFGEFSYWSKGKGLTPVFDITNVSVNKGRALSLLSRYYGIDLERTIAIGDGFNDAPMFKVAKISVAVGNASDSVKKYATINTKLQNDQGAVGDFIDKLLNNPEKIIQKSNQAFEKMMKQRNVFNSDVE from the coding sequence ATGGACAATAAATTTTTATTTGCCATCGATTTAGATGGAACATTGCTTGCTTCATCAGCTACTGGTGAAATACATGAAAAAACATATAATGCAATATTGAGAGCTAAAAAAGAAGGTCATGTAATATGTTTATTAACTGGAAGGCCTTGAAGAAGTACAAAACCTATTTATGAAAAATTAGGTTTAGACACTGTAGTGGCAAATTATAATGGAGCACAAATACATAATCCTAAAGATGAAAATTTTATTCCTTACATTAAATATTTAGATTTAAATGAAATGTTATATGTTTTAGGTGATAAAAAAGTAGAAAAAGAAATTACAAACATTGCAATAGAAGGACCGGGTTGAGTACAAATTCAAAAAAGAGACGCAGCTTTAGAAAGTGTTTTTGGATTTAGAGAAAGTCCTAAATTTGTTGTAGGATTAAATTTTAAAAAATTACCTTTAAAACCAACAGGAATTATTTTTGATGTTAAAGAAACTACCGATGTTGAAGAATTGCGTTCATATTTAAAAAGAAAATATGGTGATTTTGGAGAATTTTCATATTGATCTAAAGGTAAAGGTTTAACTCCAGTTTTTGATATTACAAATGTTTCAGTAAATAAAGGTAGAGCTCTAAGTTTATTATCACGTTATTATGGAATAGATTTAGAAAGAACAATTGCCATAGGTGACGGATTCAATGATGCGCCGATGTTTAAAGTTGCCAAAATTTCTGTTGCAGTGGGAAATGCTTCAGATAGTGTCAAAAAATATGCAACCATTAATACTAAATTACAAAATGATCAAGGCGCCGTTGGAGATTTTATTGATAAATTGTTAAATAATCCAGAAAAAATTATTCAAAAGTCTAATCAAGCTTTTGAAAAAATGATGAAACAACGTAATGTATTTAATTCCGACGTAGAATAA
- a CDS encoding Tex-like N-terminal domain-containing protein: MNISIKNVAKKIKLSEIQVQTVLELLSQGATVPFIARYRKSQTQGLNEEQIQEIDNLYQYDIELNKRKETILNKLNEAKLLTLELKNKIENVETKAELENIYEPFKIGKKTKASEAIALGLEPLARSIFDANDDKFNPFKEANKYLNETVVSVDFAIEQAKYIISQWISQDIDIRTFVKEQIFNYGWIITKKKKDANDEKQIFINYYDHKEKVASIENHRILAINRAEEKKIITYNIEFNEKIIKYNLNNKLFKIKSTGNIIYEALIDSLERLIYPSIIREIKNDLFSRAETQAIKIFANQIETMLLWPAVKNKTILAIDPGYAHGCKIAILNPNGKVLKIEKIYPHEPQKQIIKSQEIINKLLDKFKIDIIVIGNGTASRETEEFIAKIIQERKLNNQNNIGYAIVSEIGASVYSISESAIKEFPDLSVEERSAINIGRRFQDPLNELIKIDPKSIGVGQYQHDLNQKELSKQLDFKVNKVVNLVGVDVNSATKDILYHISGLNKRIVENIMEYKNNQIFSSREELKKIKGMGKKAYEQAIGFLRIHNSKNYFDRTSIHPENYALANQIVKILELDLNNLDKNKLNHIDKNQLIKQLNSNKYDIEQIIEALINPTKDIRNEKEGYKIKDNILNLNDLEVNMLIDATILNITDFAIFAYIGLKETIFIHKSKIFINEKPIENIHDTFQPGDNIKVKIVEIDYDQKRIKGQINL; encoded by the coding sequence ATGAATATATCTATTAAAAATGTTGCAAAAAAAATAAAATTAAGTGAAATACAAGTACAAACTGTTTTAGAATTATTATCTCAAGGTGCCACAGTTCCCTTTATTGCAAGATATAGAAAATCACAAACGCAAGGATTAAATGAAGAACAAATTCAAGAAATTGATAATTTATATCAATATGATATTGAATTAAACAAACGAAAAGAAACTATTTTAAATAAACTAAATGAAGCAAAACTTTTAACTTTAGAATTAAAAAATAAAATAGAAAATGTGGAAACAAAAGCTGAGTTAGAAAATATTTACGAACCCTTTAAAATAGGTAAAAAAACAAAAGCCAGTGAAGCTATTGCATTAGGATTAGAACCATTAGCTAGAAGTATTTTTGACGCCAATGATGATAAATTTAATCCTTTTAAAGAAGCTAATAAATATTTAAATGAAACAGTTGTTTCAGTAGATTTTGCTATTGAACAAGCTAAATACATCATCAGTCAATGAATTTCTCAAGATATAGATATAAGAACTTTTGTCAAAGAGCAAATTTTTAATTATGGTTGAATTATTACTAAAAAGAAAAAAGACGCTAATGATGAAAAACAAATTTTTATTAATTATTATGATCATAAAGAAAAAGTTGCATCAATTGAAAATCATAGAATTTTAGCAATCAACAGGGCTGAAGAAAAAAAGATTATCACTTATAATATAGAATTTAACGAAAAAATTATTAAATATAATTTAAACAACAAATTATTTAAAATTAAATCAACGGGTAATATTATTTATGAAGCTTTAATCGATTCTTTAGAAAGACTAATATATCCTTCAATTATTAGAGAAATTAAAAATGATTTATTCTCTAGAGCAGAAACACAAGCCATTAAGATTTTTGCAAATCAAATCGAAACAATGCTTTTATGACCAGCAGTAAAAAATAAAACTATTTTGGCTATTGACCCTGGTTATGCTCATGGTTGCAAAATAGCAATTTTAAATCCAAATGGAAAAGTTTTAAAAATTGAAAAAATCTATCCTCATGAACCACAAAAACAAATAATTAAATCTCAAGAAATAATTAATAAACTTTTAGATAAATTTAAAATAGATATTATAGTAATTGGCAATGGTACAGCTTCAAGAGAAACAGAAGAATTTATTGCTAAAATCATACAAGAGAGAAAACTTAATAATCAAAATAATATAGGTTATGCAATAGTTTCAGAAATTGGAGCTAGCGTATATTCTATATCAGAATCAGCTATAAAAGAATTCCCCGATTTGAGCGTTGAAGAAAGATCAGCAATTAACATTGGTAGAAGATTCCAAGATCCTTTAAATGAACTAATTAAAATTGATCCTAAATCTATTGGAGTGGGTCAGTATCAACATGATTTAAATCAAAAAGAATTATCTAAACAATTAGATTTTAAAGTAAATAAAGTTGTTAATTTGGTAGGTGTTGATGTAAATAGTGCTACTAAAGATATTCTTTATCATATTTCTGGTTTGAACAAAAGAATTGTTGAAAATATTATGGAATATAAAAATAATCAAATTTTTTCATCCAGAGAAGAATTAAAAAAAATTAAAGGAATGGGAAAAAAGGCTTACGAACAAGCAATAGGATTTTTAAGAATTCATAATTCAAAAAATTATTTTGATCGCACTTCCATTCACCCTGAAAATTATGCATTAGCTAATCAAATTGTCAAAATTTTAGAATTAGATTTAAATAATTTGGATAAAAATAAATTAAATCATATCGATAAAAATCAATTAATAAAACAATTAAATAGTAATAAATACGATATAGAGCAAATTATAGAAGCTTTAATTAATCCTACTAAAGATATAAGAAATGAAAAGGAAGGTTATAAAATTAAAGATAATATTCTTAATTTAAACGATTTAGAAGTTAATATGTTAATTGATGCAACAATTTTAAATATTACTGATTTTGCCATTTTTGCTTATATTGGATTAAAGGAGACAATTTTTATTCATAAATCAAAAATTTTTATCAACGAAAAACCAATAGAAAATATTCACGATACATTTCAACCTGGTGATAATATAAAAGTTAAAATTGTTGAAATTGATTATGATCAAAAAAGAATAAAAGGACAAATAAATTTATAA
- the parE gene encoding DNA topoisomerase IV subunit B, which produces MNNKYDASSIQQLKGLEAVRKRPGMYIGSTDINGLHHLIWEIVDNSIDEALAGFANEINVTLTKNNSVIVEDNGRGIPVGKTPSGKSAVELVFTELHAGGKFNEGAYKTSGGLHGVGSSVVNALSNKLIAWVYRDKKIYETIFENGDHIIQNTKEKGKTNKQGTKIEFWPNYSIFKNAKFNFDIIMERLRESCFLINNLKIKLTDEFKNKTIDFYYLEGLKEFINFINNSKESISDIYSFNDSKNDIEVDFAFQYTDSYNETILSFVNNVKTKDGGTHEIGLKSAFTKVFNEFANEEKINKGKSVFEAEDIREGLTVILSVKIPEKYLEFVSQTKEKLGTPEAKNVVEEIVTRKLRIWINENKQLARKILNKIKKAYESRIAARKARQEARNTKNALKEKQILSGKLTPAQSKKAEEKELFLVEGDSAGGSAKLGRDRKYQAILPLRGKVINTEKSRLLEILKNEEIATIINTIGAGIGDELDLKKAQYGKIIIMTDADTDGAHIQILLLTFFFRHMRKLIEKGMIYIALPPLFKITNNKREIKYAWDEEDLKNIIKDAKFKNSEIQRYKGLGEMNAEQLWETTMNPDTRTLIQVKIEDAALAERRVSTLMGDNVEPRKEWINANVEFTMEDDFQI; this is translated from the coding sequence ATGAATAATAAATATGATGCATCTAGCATACAACAACTTAAGGGTTTAGAAGCTGTTAGAAAACGTCCAGGAATGTACATAGGTAGTACTGATATTAATGGTCTTCATCATTTAATATGAGAAATTGTTGATAATTCTATTGATGAAGCCTTAGCAGGATTTGCAAATGAAATTAATGTAACTTTAACAAAAAATAATTCTGTTATTGTTGAAGATAATGGAAGAGGAATACCGGTAGGAAAAACTCCTTCTGGAAAATCTGCTGTGGAGTTAGTTTTTACTGAATTGCACGCTGGAGGAAAATTTAATGAAGGAGCATACAAAACTTCAGGCGGATTACATGGAGTGGGATCGTCTGTGGTTAATGCTTTAAGCAATAAACTAATTGCATGAGTGTACAGAGATAAAAAAATTTATGAAACTATTTTTGAAAATGGTGATCATATTATTCAAAATACTAAAGAAAAAGGCAAAACTAATAAACAAGGTACAAAAATTGAATTTTGACCTAATTATTCAATTTTTAAAAATGCAAAATTTAATTTTGATATCATAATGGAAAGATTGAGAGAAAGTTGTTTTTTAATTAATAATTTAAAAATTAAATTAACTGATGAATTTAAAAATAAAACAATTGATTTTTATTATTTAGAAGGTTTAAAAGAATTTATTAATTTTATAAATAATTCCAAAGAATCAATTAGTGATATTTATTCTTTTAATGATTCAAAAAATGACATTGAAGTAGATTTTGCCTTTCAATATACAGATAGCTATAATGAAACAATTTTATCTTTTGTAAATAATGTAAAAACTAAAGATGGCGGAACACATGAAATAGGTTTGAAATCAGCTTTCACTAAAGTTTTTAATGAATTTGCAAATGAAGAAAAAATAAACAAAGGTAAAAGTGTTTTTGAGGCAGAAGATATAAGAGAAGGTTTAACTGTTATTTTAAGTGTAAAAATACCAGAAAAATATTTAGAATTTGTTAGTCAAACAAAAGAAAAATTAGGTACTCCAGAAGCAAAGAACGTTGTTGAAGAAATTGTTACACGAAAATTAAGAATTTGAATCAATGAAAATAAACAATTAGCAAGAAAGATTCTTAACAAAATTAAAAAAGCTTATGAATCTAGAATTGCAGCAAGAAAAGCAAGACAAGAAGCAAGAAATACTAAAAATGCCTTAAAAGAAAAACAAATTTTAAGTGGTAAATTAACACCTGCGCAATCAAAAAAAGCAGAAGAAAAAGAATTATTTCTTGTTGAAGGTGATTCTGCCGGTGGATCAGCTAAACTAGGAAGAGATAGAAAATATCAAGCTATTTTACCTTTAAGAGGTAAAGTCATTAATACAGAAAAATCAAGACTCTTAGAAATTTTAAAAAATGAAGAAATAGCTACAATTATAAATACAATTGGTGCTGGTATTGGTGATGAATTAGACTTAAAAAAAGCACAATACGGGAAAATAATTATAATGACTGATGCAGATACTGATGGAGCGCACATACAAATACTTTTATTAACTTTTTTCTTTAGACATATGCGCAAATTAATAGAAAAAGGAATGATTTATATTGCTTTACCTCCTTTGTTTAAAATAACTAATAATAAAAGAGAAATTAAATATGCCTGAGATGAAGAAGATTTAAAAAATATTATTAAAGACGCAAAATTTAAAAATTCAGAAATTCAAAGATATAAAGGATTAGGTGAAATGAATGCTGAGCAATTGTGAGAAACTACAATGAATCCAGATACAAGAACTTTAATTCAAGTAAAAATTGAAGATGCTGCTTTAGCTGAAAGAAGAGTATCAACTTTGATGGGTGATAATGTTGAACCCAGAAAAGAATGAATAAATGCAAATGTTGAATTTACAATGGAAGATGATTTTCAAATCTAA
- a CDS encoding ribonuclease HIII produces the protein MQIVQFSFDLNLKDKIVIGIDETGVGDYFGPLVSCAAFVPKNKIEEIINLGIKDSKKISDKKILEIAHILKEKIYYSTAYFSTQEYNILNKKYNANEIKMLLHLKALWALKNTLKNIDYIFIDQYSTIKTIMKYYFRIKNDFWNNKIATLDKPVILDFKAEDKNLNVSCASVLARALFLELMEQKNNFYQVIFPLGAGENVKLFAKNFFQKNNKNLLEIVAKSKFKMELD, from the coding sequence ATGCAAATTGTACAATTTTCATTTGATTTAAATTTAAAAGATAAAATAGTAATTGGTATTGATGAAACTGGAGTAGGCGATTATTTTGGCCCGCTCGTATCTTGCGCCGCATTTGTACCAAAAAATAAAATAGAAGAAATAATAAACTTAGGTATTAAAGATAGTAAAAAAATTTCGGATAAAAAAATTTTAGAAATAGCACATATTTTAAAAGAAAAAATTTACTATTCTACTGCTTATTTTAGCACACAAGAATACAATATTTTAAATAAAAAATATAATGCAAATGAAATTAAAATGCTTTTACATTTAAAAGCATTGTGAGCTTTAAAAAATACTCTAAAAAATATAGATTATATTTTTATTGATCAATACTCTACTATTAAAACTATAATGAAATATTATTTTAGAATTAAAAATGATTTTTGAAATAATAAAATAGCTACTTTAGATAAACCTGTAATTTTAGATTTTAAAGCCGAAGACAAAAATTTAAATGTTAGTTGTGCTTCTGTTCTTGCTAGAGCTTTATTTTTAGAATTAATGGAACAAAAAAACAATTTTTATCAAGTGATTTTTCCTTTAGGAGCTGGTGAAAATGTTAAACTTTTTGCAAAAAATTTTTTTCAAAAAAATAATAAAAATCTATTAGAAATTGTAGCAAAAAGCAAATTTAAAATGGAACTAGATTAA
- the pheS gene encoding phenylalanine--tRNA ligase subunit alpha, whose amino-acid sequence MKLDLNEINTLEDLKKLKNKLYASGSEYYELQQQIKNATFEDKKNIGIKLSNLRLTYENFFKEAEKQIENKRIENLIANDYLDINKPVNFIGSLHPITLIEERMRIWFDKHGYFESQGGEIVSEEYNFDRLNILKNHPARDMQDSLYLNQNYLLRTHNTAISAMTLEKFANQKISTYTIGKVYRNDEDDSTHSHQFTQLDFISVGQVSFANLMWTLKSLLSYVFEIPVKLRLRPSYFPFTEPSVEVDVYYKNRWIEVLGAGMLHPNVLKNAGYNTNKFNGFAAGIGLERLAMIKYNIKDIREFYKNDVRTLQQFKNQK is encoded by the coding sequence ATGAAACTAGATCTTAATGAAATTAATACTTTAGAAGATTTAAAAAAATTAAAAAATAAATTATATGCTTCTGGTAGTGAATATTATGAACTACAACAACAAATTAAAAATGCAACTTTTGAGGATAAAAAAAATATTGGTATAAAACTTTCTAATTTAAGATTAACTTATGAAAATTTCTTTAAAGAAGCAGAAAAACAAATTGAAAACAAAAGAATAGAAAATTTAATTGCTAATGATTATTTAGATATTAATAAACCAGTTAATTTTATAGGTTCATTGCATCCAATTACTCTAATAGAGGAAAGAATGAGAATTTGATTTGACAAACATGGTTATTTTGAATCGCAAGGTGGCGAAATTGTTAGTGAAGAATATAATTTTGATCGTTTAAATATTTTAAAAAATCATCCGGCTCGTGATATGCAAGATTCTTTGTATTTAAATCAAAATTATTTATTAAGAACACATAATACCGCTATTAGTGCTATGACATTGGAAAAATTTGCAAATCAAAAAATAAGTACTTATACAATTGGCAAAGTTTATCGTAATGATGAAGATGATTCTACTCATTCACATCAATTTACTCAATTAGATTTTATTAGTGTTGGGCAAGTAAGTTTTGCTAATTTAATGTGAACTTTAAAATCATTATTAAGTTATGTTTTTGAGATTCCAGTAAAATTAAGATTAAGACCTAGTTATTTTCCTTTTACTGAACCTAGCGTGGAAGTTGATGTTTATTATAAAAATCGTTGAATAGAAGTTTTAGGTGCAGGAATGCTTCATCCTAATGTATTAAAAAATGCTGGGTATAATACTAATAAATTTAATGGTTTTGCTGCAGGAATAGGCTTAGAAAGATTAGCCATGATTAAATATAATATTAAAGATATAAGAGAATTTTATAAAAATGATGTTAGAACATTACAACAATTTAAAAATCAAAAATAG
- a CDS encoding AAA family ATPase, which translates to MKNLANELRPQTLNQIIGQKETINLLKKMVAKNIISSFIFYGESGTGKSSTAIALANDLKKKWGIFNATIDNKQKLLDLLETKEIIIIDEIHRLNKDKQDILLSYLEFNKIIVYATTTENPYFRVNPALRSRMYILQFNKLTREEMLEGLKFIIVKKYPNITISDDVLLTLINNSNGDYRNALNNLQLILLLKPDIKNEAELKNILPNMNFYSDMNSSSHYNNLSAFHKSLRGSDVDAALYYGHLILKTGDYQGLFRRLMCVAYEDVGLADINLCLRIEAAFNAVEKLGFPEANLPVTFAIVNAALAPKSNSIYLAMNKTIDYLNKGNIYDIPKHLKDSHYKSAVKMGDGLNYKYPHDYPFSIIEQTYLPDQVKEIFFTFKENDNVKLKEYYELINKNKEK; encoded by the coding sequence ATGAAAAATTTAGCCAATGAACTTAGACCTCAGACATTAAATCAAATAATCGGTCAAAAAGAAACTATTAATTTATTGAAAAAAATGGTAGCTAAAAATATAATCTCTAGTTTTATTTTTTATGGTGAAAGTGGAACAGGCAAAAGTTCCACAGCTATAGCTTTAGCTAACGATTTAAAAAAGAAGTGGGGTATTTTTAATGCCACAATTGATAATAAACAAAAATTATTAGATTTATTAGAAACAAAAGAAATTATTATTATTGATGAAATACATCGTTTGAATAAAGACAAACAAGATATTCTTTTATCTTATTTAGAATTTAATAAGATTATTGTTTATGCAACTACAACTGAAAATCCTTATTTTAGAGTAAATCCTGCTTTAAGAAGTAGAATGTATATATTACAATTTAATAAATTAACACGTGAAGAAATGTTAGAAGGATTAAAATTCATTATTGTTAAAAAATATCCTAATATAACAATTTCTGATGATGTATTATTAACATTAATTAATAATTCTAATGGTGATTATCGTAATGCTTTAAATAACTTACAATTAATTTTGTTATTAAAACCTGATATAAAAAATGAAGCAGAATTAAAAAACATTTTACCAAATATGAATTTTTATTCTGATATGAATTCAAGTTCTCATTATAATAATCTTTCTGCATTTCATAAATCTTTAAGAGGTAGTGATGTTGATGCTGCTCTATATTATGGTCATTTGATATTAAAGACTGGTGATTATCAAGGTTTATTTAGACGCTTGATGTGTGTTGCTTATGAGGACGTTGGTTTGGCTGATATTAATTTATGTTTAAGAATTGAAGCGGCTTTTAACGCAGTCGAAAAACTTGGATTTCCTGAAGCTAATTTACCTGTTACTTTTGCTATTGTTAATGCTGCGTTAGCACCTAAAAGTAATAGTATTTATTTAGCAATGAATAAAACAATTGATTATTTAAATAAAGGTAATATCTACGATATTCCTAAGCATTTAAAAGATTCACATTATAAATCTGCAGTAAAAATGGGAGATGGATTAAATTATAAATATCCGCATGATTATCCTTTCAGTATTATTGAACAAACTTACTTGCCCGATCAAGTTAAAGAAATATTTTTTACATTTAAAGAAAATGATAACGTTAAATTAAAAGAATATTATGAATTAATTAATAAAAATAAGGAGAAATAA
- the parC gene encoding DNA topoisomerase IV subunit A has protein sequence MNKKQEEKLNNLLNKIIQENLDSIISDRFSRYSKYIIQQRALPDIRDGLKPVQRRILYSMYDLGLQYNKAFKKSARVVGDVIGKYHPHGDSSIYEAMVRLSQDWKMGQNLLEMHGNIGSIDDDPPAAMRYTEVRLAKIAQLLLNDLDKNTIKFAPNFDDSEKEPTVLPALIPNLLLNGSKGIASGFATEMPPHNLVEILDAAIAKIKDPYISLNKLMKYIKGPDFPTGGIIHGTQGIVDAFSTGKGKITLTSKYHIWEDNKNKYIEITEIPYGVVKSKLVKDIDLIILNDSLSGLLEIKDQSDRQGISILLTLELKANENIILNYLMQKTEMKIYYNYNNVAIKNYSPELLNLNELLDGYLNHLKYVKIQALNYDLIKFKTRLEIVLGFIKVAEITDQIIKVIRESENSKSGVVENLVKHFEFTLNQANAIAELKLYKLSKTDKTLFLKEKEELEKQIAHYQLLLNDENEFNNWLIQILKSIQQEYGSERKTIITDINLDNSYNESDLIKNEKVYLSVSSNGYLKRFSEKIKQSNQLNNFAIQENDSILFYDSVNTLDNILFFTNLGNYLQVPVYKILETRWKDIGIHLSNFVDLKNNEKIVSIINAKNFKENFYVAMITKNALGKRVELKDFEITRFNKSYTAIKLSDDDELIGAKLTNGLKDILIITKKNLISRYSENDIQIYGLKTNGTKSCNLSLDDEISTFGFINSDSNVCFLTNNNTFKIVNCNEIQKTNKKNLGKKLFETFKYNQIHIIGCEIYNPNRKIFIVTDNNEFICKNISDLELGPANNSGFKKIKHLNIKKALLISDFNTSFNSIQQVENKYFKETKDEKIVLEKATKDIDDALSLDIDEILKRLNIK, from the coding sequence ATGAATAAAAAACAAGAAGAAAAATTAAACAATCTACTTAATAAAATAATTCAAGAAAATTTAGATTCAATAATTAGTGATAGATTTAGTCGTTATTCTAAATATATTATTCAACAAAGAGCATTGCCAGATATTAGAGATGGATTAAAACCGGTACAGAGAAGAATTTTATATTCAATGTATGATTTAGGTTTACAATATAACAAAGCTTTTAAAAAATCAGCAAGAGTTGTAGGAGATGTTATAGGTAAATATCATCCACATGGAGATTCATCTATTTATGAAGCAATGGTAAGATTATCGCAAGATTGAAAAATGGGACAAAATCTTTTAGAAATGCATGGAAATATTGGATCTATTGATGATGATCCACCAGCTGCTATGCGTTACACAGAAGTAAGATTAGCTAAAATAGCACAATTATTGTTAAATGATTTAGATAAAAATACAATTAAATTTGCTCCTAATTTTGATGATTCAGAAAAAGAACCTACAGTTTTACCAGCTTTAATTCCTAATTTATTACTTAATGGTTCAAAAGGTATAGCATCTGGTTTTGCAACTGAAATGCCGCCGCATAATTTAGTTGAAATTTTAGACGCAGCAATTGCAAAAATAAAAGATCCTTATATTTCTCTCAATAAATTAATGAAATATATTAAAGGCCCAGATTTTCCAACAGGTGGTATAATTCATGGGACACAAGGAATTGTTGATGCTTTTAGTACTGGTAAGGGTAAAATTACTTTAACTTCAAAATATCATATTTGAGAAGATAATAAAAATAAATATATTGAAATTACAGAAATTCCTTATGGTGTTGTCAAATCTAAATTAGTCAAAGATATTGATCTTATAATTCTTAATGATTCACTTTCGGGATTATTAGAAATTAAAGATCAATCGGATCGTCAAGGCATTAGCATTCTTTTGACTTTGGAATTAAAAGCCAATGAAAATATTATTTTAAATTATTTGATGCAAAAGACAGAAATGAAAATTTATTATAACTATAATAATGTAGCTATCAAAAATTATTCTCCTGAATTATTAAATTTAAATGAATTATTAGATGGATATTTAAATCATTTAAAATATGTGAAAATACAAGCGTTAAATTATGATTTAATTAAATTTAAAACACGTTTAGAAATAGTTTTAGGTTTTATTAAAGTAGCAGAAATTACAGATCAGATAATAAAAGTAATAAGAGAAAGTGAAAATTCTAAAAGTGGTGTTGTAGAGAATCTTGTTAAACATTTTGAATTTACTTTAAATCAAGCTAATGCTATAGCAGAATTGAAATTATATAAATTAAGTAAAACTGATAAAACTCTTTTTCTAAAAGAAAAAGAAGAATTAGAAAAACAAATTGCGCACTATCAATTATTATTAAATGATGAAAATGAATTTAATAATTGATTAATTCAAATTTTAAAATCTATTCAACAAGAATATGGTTCAGAGAGAAAAACTATAATTACTGATATTAATTTAGATAATTCATATAATGAAAGTGATTTAATAAAAAACGAAAAAGTATATTTAAGTGTTTCAAGTAATGGCTATTTAAAACGTTTTAGTGAAAAAATCAAACAATCAAATCAATTAAATAATTTTGCTATACAAGAAAATGATAGTATTCTATTTTATGATAGTGTAAATACTCTTGATAATATATTATTCTTTACTAATTTAGGTAATTATTTACAAGTGCCTGTTTATAAAATTTTAGAAACTAGATGAAAAGACATAGGAATACATCTAAGTAATTTTGTAGATTTAAAAAATAATGAAAAAATAGTAAGCATAATTAATGCAAAAAATTTCAAGGAAAATTTTTATGTAGCAATGATTACTAAAAATGCTCTTGGTAAAAGAGTAGAATTAAAGGATTTTGAAATTACTCGTTTTAATAAATCATACACTGCAATTAAATTAAGTGATGATGATGAGTTAATAGGCGCAAAATTAACAAATGGATTAAAAGATATCTTAATAATTACTAAAAAGAATTTAATTTCTCGTTATAGCGAAAATGATATTCAAATTTATGGTTTGAAAACCAACGGTACTAAATCGTGTAATTTATCTTTGGATGATGAAATAAGTACTTTTGGTTTTATAAACTCTGACAGCAATGTTTGTTTTTTAACAAATAATAATACTTTTAAAATTGTAAATTGCAATGAAATACAAAAAACAAATAAAAAAAATTTAGGTAAAAAATTATTTGAAACTTTTAAATATAATCAAATTCATATAATAGGTTGTGAAATTTATAATCCTAATAGAAAAATTTTCATTGTGACTGATAATAATGAATTTATTTGTAAAAATATTTCAGATCTAGAATTAGGTCCAGCAAATAATTCTGGTTTTAAAAAAATAAAGCATTTAAATATTAAAAAAGCTTTATTAATATCTGATTTTAATACAAGTTTTAATTCTATACAACAAGTAGAAAATAAATATTTTAAAGAAACAAAAGATGAAAAAATAGTTTTAGAAAAAGCTACTAAAGATATTGATGATGCCTTATCTTTAGACATTGATGAAATTCTTAAAAGATTAAATATTAAATAA